In Scomber japonicus isolate fScoJap1 chromosome 20, fScoJap1.pri, whole genome shotgun sequence, the genomic window GTTGCCAAGCTCATTCGTTCCCACTCCTCACCTTCACTCTGGACCTTTCTCAGGGTGACAGAAGGGGTAGAGATGGCGGAGGCACGGAAGTTGGCAGGTAATGTTTCTGAAGAGTCAGAGGTCACACCGCGGAGGTCCTTCTCTCTGAACATCTTCCTCCATGATGGTGACCGTGTAAATGTTTTCGTGCCATCCTGCAGAGACAATGAAATAATACCGGTGATTAAAAATAACGACAGTCACAGTGGAGGCTATCTATTCCAGGGTCTTATTCATTATGCATTAGTGGGGTTCAACAAACTAGTATTTGACAAAGCAGGATTTGTTGTGACAATATAGTTGCACAGTTTTTAGTCCTACATGCTGTAACTAAGCAATTAGCAGTGATGTAAACACAGCTGAACCACATTGGCATGCTAACATTTTGCCAGCAGTGGTAGATGCTCTGATGCCAAAAGACTCTCTATGTAAAGAAGAgtgatatttcagtctgttgtTTTACCACTGAAAATAAATTATCTTGTCatgacacaaatataaaaaagggtgaaaatgaaaagtttggaTCAAAAGCCCTATTGTCAAGTAAAATAGTCTTAGTTGAGGCGGTTACAATCAACACATACACTCGCCCTCTGGCAGGCATTGATTATCTTAATTGATTTTCAACTGACAGTTCGCTTTGTCATACCTCATCTGGCCTCCTCTCTGTTCCCATGGAGATGAGGGCATTGTACTCCTTCTCTAGGAGCTGCCTTGCCTGCAAAAGATCGACAAACTGAGATTTACAGTAAGATCATAATTAAGATAATTTAAGAATTTGAGATAAGGATTATCTTGGTGTTAGGCAAACAGAAGGTGTGGCAATGAGAATTCCTGACAAGAGTTGTGAGATAAGTCCTCTACAGAGATGATGATTCTCTCATTTCAGTGTCTACAAGTTGGCGGTAAAGGTGGAGTGTTGAACTCGTGTGACGCTGTGGCATACCTGTGTGTTCTGATTGGGTATCTGAAGAAGAAGGGCCAAGTCAGTGTAGTCAAAGGTATCATCTAATGCCAGGAGGGCCCCGTGGACCCCACTTTCTAATAGGTTGTCTGCAAACTCTTTGAGACCAATAGATTGCACCCAACACATCACTCGCTCATTGGACCACACCATCACATCTGTGGAGATTGACACAGAGCAGCAGTTAAGACAACAACTAGCATGAGGTAACTGATCACTTATCACGCTGATAGTGTGCAATATAAACCCAGaaatatgtgtgtaaatgtaggGCAGGAACCTTGGTTCTGATGTTGActctcatccctcctcctctccagctccTTCCTGTCGTAGTTCAAGCGCTTCAAGCACATGATACCATAGTGGAGACTCACCCTGTAGGAAAGAATGACACATTGCTCTGAATTTTGTATATCAACACAAAATTATGGAGAGGATGCACAGAAGAAGTAGAGATGGAGAATCAAACTGATTTTTTCAGACCTGTGGAAACTGTCAACCATCTTCAGCTGGCCCCTCAGTTCTTTCTTGGTGAGGTGATCGAGCATGCGGGCGTCCACCAGTGACTCCATGAAGTAGGAGCGGTACTGGGGCAGACCCAGGCTGGGCAGCCACTCATTTCCCACCCATTCATGGTTCATGTCTCCATAAGCCAGGATCTATAAAATGGAGGTGGGAGAGGTAGGGGTgaatagagagaaagaacacAGGCGGGGTGAACAACTGATTTTATACTTTTGCTAGTTTCCTAATGATATAAAAATCAAGAACAATGACCTGAATTTGTCACAAAGCACAATGTGTGGGGGGGAGGCACCGCTGGACCCTAATGTTCTTCTGTCACTCATGAACTCATTATTTGAGCCTTTGATTGCAGCAAGACTGATAAGACTGAGTTTTATTACTTTGATGCCTATTGTGGGAATGGAATGTCATGTCAAATGATACTCTACTGAAAAACCAAATATGATGCAATCCATTCCCCACATTACAAGTTTTATGTACATAACCCCGGGTGAACCTCCAAAGTGCAAGCTAAAAGtctaaatataacaaaaattGTGAAGATTCCCTTCTGTCATAAGGGATTTCCCCAACTGTTGCTCCTGTCATGAACACTCAGCAATTTTGCAAAGCATCCCTCAGCTGAAAATTATGCATCATAGGAAACACAGGAAATACAGCCAAAGATAACCAACTATGATGGTACCATTTCAAAGGATCTTATGTGATGTAAGTAAAGGCTTTATTAATGGTAAATACATAATGTATTACTACTTTACATTAGTAATAAGCCATTTATAAGAACAGCTtttgggttgccaggttgtgGAAATCCTCCTATAGCCTTTGACacttcttttctcatctttaaaggcgcagtgtgtagaatttagtggcaacTAGTGGAACAGTCTTGCCAGAAATAGAGCATTATAGTATGttttagtgtataatcacctgaaaataagaatcattgtctTTTTGCTGCCTTAGAATGTGTAATTTACAAATACatggagcccaccatgttgcaccgccatgtttctaccttagcccagaacagacaaaccaaacactaccTTTAGAGAGGGcctcacatgttttttttgttttgttttgtttgttttttggtgagTTTTGCAGTCTCTGTAGGTGcatgcttggaaggggagggtGAAGTGAGGGGTATTCAGCTGATTGCAATCTGCAacatcaccactagatgcccCTAAATCCTACGCACTGGTTCTTTAATCCCTCAGGAAGACACGCAAATTTTGGAATGGCCCTTTTGAACAAAACTAGATTTGACACTGACATTATCTCATTAACCACTTATGAGCAGTCAATTTGAGTCATGCAGCAACAGGAATATTTTCTACAACCTTGTCACATGGAAATTGCTATAAAGTAttagtaaattattttttaaccaaaagtaagccATAACTAGAGTTTATGATCTCTATATAAAGGTTTCCTTATTAGAAGGTGGCATCAATCGAGTTTGAGTGTTCAAAAGCATTATAACTCAAATTTTGGTGATTTTCACTCTTGTCTGTTCTGGTCCCAGAGTCCCTCTTGTTCTCGTTATAGCCATCTGATGAGGATCATATTTACCACAGTTTTACCTCAGTTTTTTAcaagagaaaaaatgtttttgtaattaaaaGCTGCCCTTGGTAGCTTTAATATTCCTTTGTATTCTAATGGCCTGAGTAATAAATTACCTTACAATAGATAGGTTATACCTTTGAGtgatgtatatatacacattatagaTGACATGTTCTGACAGAAACTCACCTGGTCCCAGCTGAACTCCTTCTGCTCCTTGTAGTTCAGACacagaagaaatgaaagagaaaagggaCAGATAGTtggaaagagaggggaaaatcaccagggggagtgtgtgtgtttgtgtgtgttatggtAAATAGGCGTCAGGACCGAAtggagaagagggaaggagagggaaggCAGAAGGAGGAAACGTTTTGTTAGTGAGTGAGAATTAGTTGGAAAAGCACTACATCAAAACAGATTTCGAGGGAATAGTAAGGGAAAGGTGTAGCCATACTTCCCCTAAtcagagacaaagaagaagaaaaaaccttATCAATGTGAGATTTTTGCTCATATTCCTATAGTACTAcactacatttactgtaaacacacagaaaagcaaCATGTTTTGTATCTTAACTGTTTGTTTGGTAACATGATTGTCTTTCATGTAAAATAAATTGAGTGACACATGCCTATAAAAAAGTTAATCAGCAGACTAAGACACTGAATTCTCTTCACATTTGATAGGTAACATAATATTCTGTCTTACTGGCTTGGTGGCAGCAGTGAGAGACTCCATCTCAGCATGTGTCATCCAAATATTACTGGTCGACTGTAATGACACAAGGAAACGAATGACATCAGTCTCCTTCATTAACAtagatgtaaaaatgtgttaatgtctCATGCATTTACTCATGTTTAAGTTAATATCATGCTTTTGATTGAGCCTTACAGAGCGCGTGCTCGCAGGTGCAGATGGACTAGTGAGGGAGACCATTTCCTGGATAGCCAGGCGGAGTTTGAGCCTGTGTAGAGGGTTGCTTATTCCAATCTCCCTCTGGATCTCTGTGTCTGACAAGTTGGCCATAATTGCACCACTCTTCACGTTGGCACGACACGCTGCAACATACCATGCTGGCATCCCAACCCACAGCTGGGTAAACAGAAAGAAGATGTGGCACACATTGAATGGAAACATTACTTAGTCAGTGCAATGATGATACTTCACAAACTATCAGATGATTATCAACTATACTTAAGTATCACTTGCCTAACCTGAGCCTATTACTAAAATTAACTCCAAGTGCTAAGATTTATTGTTATGAAGAGCTAGATAGCTAagagtattttaaaaaatcacagaaAGTGAAACAATATCTCAGAGTATTCAGGAAAGATAtttaatgtaaatacatttaattaaaataaactggaTTGAATCCATCCTCCCATTTAACAAGACAGTGGCCATACCTCAAGCCATGTAACAACAGTAGGACCATCCCATGAGGCGAAAGGCAGACCCTGACGACAGGCTTCCTCTAACAGGTCATGCCTGGCAAGGACAGTGGAAAAGAAAAGTGTGACAGAGATTAATTTCTTCATATCTCACCTTACCACTGTCTCCAATTTATAAATAGAAATTCACTTTGAAATTGAGATGTGAAATGCCATGATATTTGGTGccagtttttattcatgtacCTTCCGGTGCCATCAGTGCATATATTTAACACTGAATGGCACCAGGGGAATCAGTACCCTGCTTAGCGCAATAATCTACAAGGCATCTGACTGCCATGTACTAACACCCTGTAGACAACAGGAGGATTTAAAAATCTCTATAtaacatgaaaaatgtgtcaaaggaTGACAGATCTCACTTCTTTTTGCTGCGGCGGTCTTTCTCAACTGTTCCAGTCCCGAGTTTAGCCAGGCCTAATGGATCTGCTGAGCCCAGATCATCTGAAGGTGTGGAGGCTGGAAAGGGGTTGAAAGTAGAGATTACTTCATGAATCCATCTCATTGTTGATCATTCTCTAAAATGTTCAGTTCGATGATAGCACCACAACACAAACGTTTTGTGAAAGGCTGAGCAGTTTAAAATTGTACCCAGTGAGACAGATTCGCGCCCAGGTGCACcaatccttcctttctcctttttgcCAAAGAGACGACCAATTGATGActtaatgcttttctttttgctgGCTTTGTGCAGGGAATCCTGGCTAGCAGTGGTAGCCCCATCAGCAGAGAgactacacagacacaaagagaacaACAATATGGACCACTACCACAGGCTGTTAGGGAACATGAGGGCTAATTTGGGCAccaaacaaaaatattattatgtacatatctatattatttatttttcagagtACCTGCGAAATTCACGGTGGTCATCGAGACCTGCCCCTGGATGAGTGTGTGTCATTCGGTCTAATCGCAGGGCTCGGGGAACAGAGGGAGGTGTGGAGTCAATCAGGGCAAGGGCTCGGCACTCCTCACCATCTTTGCTATTCTGCATGGTGGAAAGAATTGAGTGGATTTACACAATGCTTGTCAGTTTTACGCTGCCTTTTGATGTTGGTCCACTCAAAAATATCCTTATATGGGATATTTCTGCTcagtacctgtctgtctgtctctcttgcaGGAGAATGTGGCAGGCGGGGGGTGGAATGTCCAGAACTTGGTGGTGAGGGAGATGCCAATgtggaggaggtgatggagggagTCATGTAGCCCCTCCCAATGCTATCACGTCCTCCAAGCGAGGATGGCGGAAGAGGTGGCGTATCGAGGGCCACGCTGCTGACCCGACTCTCAATCTCCTCCGCCCTTAGCTCTGtgctttccttctcctcctgaaTCAgcctgagagaagagaagacactTTGAGAACAACACTTTGCATGTATGTCATGTCACGCCATGTCATTCTGAATATATATCGGTTAAAATGTAAGActgtaaaagacagaaaacGCACTTAATCTCCTTGTTGATGGCCTCCAATTGCTCCTGTAGCATGATGGCCAGAGTCTGTACATCTGTCTGTCCGCTGGGAGAGAGAAGCTCTGATCCAAACAGAGTCTCTCTGTCATCCTCGTCATCAGAGAAGCCTCCCTCCACACCACCGTCATAACCAGGACCCAGCATAGTGCTACTGTCTCCATACTGGAAAGagaataaaatgtaaagaatgaagaaatgaaGTGCGTAAGAAATCCTATAAAACTACATCAAAATGATGTGGTTTTATCATCCGATCATCCATTATATCATCAACATTATCTCAGTGTGAGATGAACACCTTGTTACTATCGTCTCTCGCAGGCCCCCACCGGCCACGGTGTGTCCGCCTGACCACGACCCCACCAGAGGAACTGCTGTAGCCAGCTGGGAGTGAGCCACCACCCTGGGGGTACCGTAGCTCTGAGGCACTCCCTGGAAGTGATCTTCGGAAAAGGGTGGAGGGAAGTGAGCTCACGCTGCCTGCCCTATGGTGAGATCCAGAATTCATGTGTTACATCACCATacattaaaattacatttcctgGATGGATAGATTAAATAACAACATGAGCTAACACAGACTGGTGTCCAAAGAATAACAAATAGTGTTAAAATCATGTGAATTAGTGATGTATATAACTTTGTTTATAGTATTAGTTTATTTCCCAGCCTCTGtaaataattactttttaagTTGTGTCATTACTGGAAGCACATAACAACTGAAAAGGAGAGTAAACAGAATAGAGAAGAAGCTTTCAGAGGAGGCAGTGTACATATCGTGTCCCTTGGGAGACTTTGTGTTTCCCTTAAAGGTTCATTATGGCTAACCTGGAATAAGAAGAGCCAGGCCGGCCTCTCAGCTGATCCAGCTCCAGTTGGATTCGCTCCAGCTCAGCAAGGAGCTGCTCCTAGAGTACAGAGGAGAAAAGGCTATAATCTACTTGACCCCTAATTGTTAAACAGCATGTCTCTTGTTTGTGAAGAAATGGATTTCTTGAGAATTTAGATATTTAGAAATTAAAGGTCAACACCCTTTAcaaaaagttttacaaatatgaGTTTCGGAAAGTCAGATTTCCAGATACtcagcaaaaatgtattttctgcagTAGAAGAAAGAACAGTGCCGTTGAAAGTCTGGTCATGCACAGGATTTAAAAATTACAAGCTTCaaacatgacaataaaataatgtagTTGAATACCTTATTAGCTATAAGATCATCTTGGATTTTCTTCATATTGGACAGTTCCTCTGAAAGAGCATTCTAGGAGAGCAGAagaatgaatacatttattttccacatTCTTGTTTTCATCTACACCACATAATATACTGCACCCCTGATTAGTCATATCACTACCTTCTCCTCTAGCGCTGCCATCCTTTCTTTGAGGTGGAGCTGCAGTCTCTCATTAGACTCTGAAAGAAGCTTGTCCACTGTATCTGAGAGCCGTTTGTTGTGTTCATCGTTCATCTTCTCCCTCTGCCTCGCCTGAAATATAGTGAGGCCATACAAAGACTCAATGAAGGTGCTCAAGCTTGGAAAAACAGTTAGACAACAAGCTTTAAGTTGGCTTGAAATTTAGCCAAAGCACAGAGCCATAAATAAGGTTACCCTCTGTAGCTCTTGGTTCTTCTCCTCAAGTTGGGCCTCCATTTGCCGCAGTCGCTCCTCAAAATTTCCGTGGCGCTCCTCTGcctaaatgagaaaaaacataaaatatttctAATTGTTCTTAAAAGATTGATTCTGGTGTGGGTATTGATTGAGGTATTTGCGCAAAAGAGGCatgaatatttgattatttgatgATTGAAGTGTTAAGGCCCATCTGTGTGCAAGTTGTCTGCTCAGGCAACAGTATGTAACGGTCTCAGACTTAATGTACCTTGTTGAGAGCAGCAACTCTTTGGGCAAGCTGGGCCTCAATCTCAGGCAGTGTCTCTGCCCTCTGTAGGGTCTGCTGGAGCTTCTGCTTTGCTTCATCCAGACGTTCCTGTAGCTGTCTGTTCTTTTCTTCACTCTGGAAACACAGAAGAAGGACCGTGATTGGAGACCTATGTTCATGTGGAGTCAGTTCTAAAAATGAGTCTTACTCCAAATATAATTGCTAAAGATAGCAGTAGCCTACATTTTTAGATTTGTAAGTACAACCATACTGTATAATTGacagttttgtttatttgagacatttttaccTGTCTGTGCAGGGACTCCTTGCTGGCCAGCTCATTTTCCAGCTTGTCTTTGATATCATGGAGAGAAGTCGCCTCCCTCTGGGCGCTGAGGTACCTGCAAGCAACACCAAGCCACCATCAAATGGAATTAGTTCTCagccaaaataaataattatatgataAATGTAATTATCCAAGATTAATTAAGGCTGTCAGGTAAGTAAGAAAGACGCAactaatctaaaaaaaaaaaaggcaatccCAGATTGGCCAGGAAAGAGAACAATTTTAGACAAATGGGTCTTTTTTAAAGACACTGGTACCTTTAGGCCCACATTTactcaaagaaaaaagaaagaaagacagactcAAACTACTCATTTTTCATCTCAAGTCTTTAAATAGctgttttaaaaatacaaactaacCCTAAACACCTAAGATGATTGTCTAGATTGTAAATTTAGCTACAGTAGGAGGCAGTTTCTTGTAGTACACAGCTGCATTCTTAATAAGAATATAATGCTAATGCCATGTAAAACAACCTTAGACTGTATAAAGAGATGTCAGGACAGCTTTGCAACACATTGTCAGCCAACAGGTGAAACATATGGTCCCTCTGTTATGTGCATTACAGCTAATGTATGAAATTCTGGGACAAAAAAAGAGGTGTGAGCTGTCATCAACACTGAGAATAGATAAACACAGCACAGGTTACCTGCGTTCTAGTGTTGTAATCCTTTCTTCCATGTCCTCCCTTTGACAAAGGGCCTGGTGGAGTCAGGGGTCAATCATGAAACTTACATTTTATACATGAAATAACAGCTCTTTCAACagaattatataattattaacaTAAGCAAGAGAATGAAAGGTTAGATGTATGTATGGTATGCATAAGAAGTATTGTGATGTTCTATTTggtctatttaaaatgtattttgcagcAACAATATCACAACAATTGGAAAAAATCAACcttataattatttaattctTTCAATTTGTTTAGTATTTCTACAGCATATGCACATTATGTTTAAATATACACTTGGAGCCCAGGGAGCTTAGGGTTTTGGCCAGGAAGAGACACATTGGCCCGACATACCTCTTTCACTTCCCTTTGGAGCTTCTGATTGGCCTCTTCTGACTTCGTCACCTCCCTCCTGGCGGCTGCAAGCTGTTCCTCTATTTCCCCAACCTGATGTGACACCACGAAGGGACACAAGATGACACAGATTGAACCTACATGAGTCAGTGCTAACTCCCACAGCACAGAGTGTAGATAGATACAACTGAGATTGATTACAAATGTCTGTCTGGTCAGTGTAAGACTTTTAAAAAGCACCACTGACATACTGTAAGTGTAACATGCTGACGTGTGAGTCTGAAACAGAATGAACTAAACGCTAAACACTAAACACATTTCTCTtcaattttgtgttttctcttcaaTGTCTTTACCCTCCAACCAGACATTTGGTCATCtttatttaatgacttttaCCCTACATTATTGTACATTATTAACACTGTATTGCacaattcaatttaaatgttatttgtatagcaccatgTCATACAAAACCAGTTAAAAGTGCTTTATGTAAAAACTAAACAGCAAAAAGtggatttaaagaaaaacatccatccatacatgtacatatacacacacgtacacctTGAGTGAAAAGGAAGGACTTAAGTTaatttttaaaagaacaaattGTGGGAGCAAATCTAAGATCTGCAGGCAAACTGTTACATTCTTTAAATTACATATGTGGTGAACACTTTCTCACTAGACTTCTCTAATCTCATGGAGGAGATTTCCACTTGTGAACTGCTGGAATGATACACTGACAGCATGTGTTATATGTAGTGTGGAGTCAGACCATAAAGTGCTTTGTAAACCAAGAGGAGGAATGATGCTACATACATTGTGCATCACAGAGCATAAGTGTATGGTTTTTTGAGCAGCTGCAATAGTCTCTCTGGCCACAAGAGGGAAGAGGGAGCTCAGTAGAGGTACATTACTGTTCATGGTTCCCCCACTTCTTGGTATATTATGTTGGAAATGCTTGTGGCATAGTTTGGCATGACTAAAGGAATTCATTATCACAGCCAATGTTTACTATATTTAATTTACTAAATTAAACTGGAAAACGTAAATGGACATATACATTacaaatacagtacacacataccCTTGTACTGTATTTCTATACTGTGAGGACCCTCAGTGGCTACATTCAATCCCCTATGCTAACCAACCCAAATATTAAAGGGGGCTTATCATATTTTTGATGATTATTTATATGCTGTTATAGATAGAAGTTCCAAAACCTGAGGtgatgtaacatacatgtatgtaaaaatgctttcCTCAAATGAAAAGGCTTGCTCTGAACACTGGGTTGTAATACTTCCTGGACTCAAAAAAGAGTTTGTTTGAGGAGCTTTGGATAGGagtacatgaaaacaaaaatacaaaagtacTAGAAAACTCTGTCAGACTTCCTCACTCCCCGATAAAGGCTTGATGCTGAAACACTTCTGAGTCTAGTTTTTAAGTCTAATATGATGATGCCATGAcaataaaagcatttaaatTTTACATTAGAGTTATATTTTTATGACTCTGTAAAGTTACTTCTACTTTCCCATCAAATTGATGTCATACTGTTTATGCATGCCCACAAACAGTCTGTTTcttagcctttgttgctaaggtttaTCCATGGGCTGTTTGCATCGTCCAAATATGTATTTTggatatgtttatattttgatTAAAGAATGACAAAAAGAAGCAAATTCCAAAATTGAGCTAATCATTCAGAGCAAAGGGCTCATTAGGAGTTTTTTTGAACAGTAAATCAAAGATATTCCAGTCAAGCCCCAAAATCAAAATATAGACCCGATAATGTGCAAGTTGTGTCCTCTTTAACAATCAGCACTATCCTCAACTCCTATTATATCTGAACTGTAGCCTATTCCTACTTTAGACCATAAAAAAATGAGCATACTGTAGTGTTAGTTCTGGCGCACTGAAGTAACGTTTGACCAGCTGACCAGTAACTTCCCATCACACTCAAAACCATGCAGAGTGGTCATTATGACCTGACATTTCCCACTCGTACCTTCATGCCAAAGCAGATTGCTGCTGAGTGCTGCTCCCTCCACCAACCCAACCTCCTTCCTATGTACTAAATtttgatgtttatttatgttttcattagaTAAAATTGTTCTCTAGCTAAATCCTTGGTGCCACTccactttttcacattttattgaaCACATACTTTCTGACTATGGGACGTATGTATAACATATTTTCTCTCTAAAATATCTTCTTGAAATCGTCCTCATATTGGTTtgcactgtaatacacacattatgtgggaacacacacacacacacacacacacaaacactgacctGTCGGCACATGAGGGCCAGCCTCTCCCTCAGCTGGGACAGTTCAGCTCTCTGCCGCtctatctctccttctctctgtctttcgaGCTCACTGTCCTCCAGGCCAGAGGAGGGGCCATTGGGTAGTCGCTGATGTGATGACAATATCGgataaaaagttgaaaaaagagAGTGATGAAGAAAAATAACCAGTTAGAATCAGTTAAGGCCGtgtctgaaaataaatgagCTGTCGAAAAGGTGAAGCTTAAGTTAAAATAACACTGACACACCATGATACCCATACATCTACTTTTCTACTACTCTCTGGACgctaacacatacacaaaaacaactgGAACCAACATGCATAAAACCCTCCCTTACATCTTTCCCGCCGTCCACCCCTTGTTGACGTCTTTTAATTTGGTCTTTTAAAGAGATTACCTGGAGAGATGGAGACAAAATGGGCAAACAGACAATGCAAATGAGGATTCTTTCTTCACATTGCTGAAGTATCTTAAGATATAGATATCCATTTACACTGGACTTTACCTCTTGAGAAGACGCTGCAAGTTGATCCTCTAACATGGACACCCTCTCAAGGGCTACGCGGAGCCGCTCTCGAACCTGCAGGACAGAGCAGTAAGAAGTCATGAGTCAACTGACCATAGTGCCGTTTACAATTTTAGATTTGAGCTGCTTCTGTGGTGCTGAAATGAATTTGACCTTTTACTCTAAAATACATCCATCACCTTCCTGATAagcttttttttacaaaaaccAAGACAAAGTCAGGTTGACTATGGAGCCAGTTAAATGATTCATAGAGTAAAGGGCCAAAAACACTCAAATCAAAACAGAATTTCTCCACAAAAGGTGAATATGGTATTTTGTTTATTGCATTGCCAATCTTTTGATCCTACACCAGCATTCCGGTGCAATGATCCCAGTGAGACAGTCAACAAGGCTGACCTGTACCTGTGTTACTTCAAACTTCTAAAAGTTCAGTTTTATGAGTATAAATGTTcttcagtaaaagtaaaaatacacatttatcaagCGATGGGTTTTTTTGCAAACAAGAGAAGGACAAACCTTTAAGAGTAGCTTTCAAGTGAGGCAATAGCAAATCAGATGCAAGGATTTACCATCAATTCATCTTctcattttatataaatatttttatatatgattTTAAGTGGTGTAGGTTTTATACATAGCTTTCATTCAGTTAGGAACACTCTCCTCATAGATCAAACCATTCATTGCAACAAACGGAAATACAGTTTTGCTTGGCGCTAGTGGCTCCACTCTAAGATGCTCCACGGATTAGCCAGCAGCAAGCTAAGCTAAAGCTGGGGCTGCATTGCAGAAACCTCCATATAAAAGAGTGGGCCTAAGGCAAGACATCAAA contains:
- the LOC128381527 gene encoding liprin-alpha-3-like, yielding MMMCEVMPTISEDGRSGTGGGPSSPAGAGVGGSGGAMGGGGFSGREPRGGGDEGGSTGNLESLMVNMLTERERLLENLRETQDSLGTAQLRLRELSHEKESLQRQLSIALPQEFAVLTKELNVCREQLLEREEEIAELKAERNNTRLLLEHLECLVSRHERSLRMTVVKRQAQSPAGVSSEVEVLKALKSLFEHHKALDEKVRERLRVALERVSMLEDQLAASSQEVISLKDQIKRRQQGVDGGKDRLPNGPSSGLEDSELERQREGEIERQRAELSQLRERLALMCRQVGEIEEQLAAARREVTKSEEANQKLQREVKEALCQREDMEERITTLERRYLSAQREATSLHDIKDKLENELASKESLHRQSEEKNRQLQERLDEAKQKLQQTLQRAETLPEIEAQLAQRVAALNKAEERHGNFEERLRQMEAQLEEKNQELQRARQREKMNDEHNKRLSDTVDKLLSESNERLQLHLKERMAALEEKNALSEELSNMKKIQDDLIANKEQLLAELERIQLELDQLRGRPGSSYSRAGSVSSLPSTLFRRSLPGSASELRYPQGGGSLPAGYSSSSGGVVVRRTHRGRWGPARDDSNKYGDSSTMLGPGYDGGVEGGFSDDEDDRETLFGSELLSPSGQTDVQTLAIMLQEQLEAINKEIKLIQEEKESTELRAEEIESRVSSVALDTPPLPPSSLGGRDSIGRGYMTPSITSSTLASPSPPSSGHSTPRLPHSPARETDRQNSKDGEECRALALIDSTPPSVPRALRLDRMTHTHPGAGLDDHREFRSLSADGATTASQDSLHKASKKKSIKSSIGRLFGKKEKGRIGAPGRESVSLASTPSDDLGSADPLGLAKLGTGTVEKDRRSKKKHDLLEEACRQGLPFASWDGPTVVTWLELWVGMPAWYVAACRANVKSGAIMANLSDTEIQREIGISNPLHRLKLRLAIQEMVSLTSPSAPASTRSSTSNIWMTHAEMESLTAATKPEQKEFSWDQILAYGDMNHEWVGNEWLPSLGLPQYRSYFMESLVDARMLDHLTKKELRGQLKMVDSFHRVSLHYGIMCLKRLNYDRKELERRRDESQHQNQDVMVWSNERVMCWVQSIGLKEFADNLLESGVHGALLALDDTFDYTDLALLLQIPNQNTQARQLLEKEYNALISMGTERRPDEDGTKTFTRSPSWRKMFREKDLRGVTSDSSETLPANFRASAISTPSVTLRKVQSEVNSGPRGESGSVRTYSC